One segment of Chthonomonas sp. DNA contains the following:
- the rdgB gene encoding RdgB/HAM1 family non-canonical purine NTP pyrophosphatase: protein MNPVLVVATHNLKKGGEMITLLSDLLPGVTIQTLADFPPAAEPEETGATYAENAKIKAEAAAAHTGELCIADDAGLEVDAMGGEPGIYSKRFAGEETPFPHKMQVILERLAGVEGDARSARFRCCVAIAAHGLETLVFERTCEGIIAHESSGAGGFGYDPIFFLPERGCTMADLTAAEKHQISHRGKVLPVAAEAIRGILALAPSVP, encoded by the coding sequence ATGAATCCGGTCCTGGTCGTCGCAACGCATAACCTCAAGAAGGGCGGCGAGATGATCACCCTGCTGTCGGACCTGTTGCCCGGGGTGACGATCCAGACGCTCGCGGATTTCCCGCCCGCCGCTGAACCCGAGGAGACCGGGGCGACGTATGCCGAGAACGCGAAGATCAAAGCCGAGGCCGCCGCTGCGCATACCGGCGAGCTCTGCATCGCGGACGACGCAGGTCTGGAAGTAGACGCGATGGGTGGCGAGCCCGGGATCTACAGCAAGCGGTTTGCAGGCGAGGAGACCCCGTTCCCCCATAAGATGCAGGTCATCCTTGAGCGGCTCGCGGGCGTCGAAGGCGACGCCCGATCCGCGCGCTTCCGATGCTGCGTGGCCATTGCCGCCCATGGCTTGGAGACCCTTGTTTTCGAGCGGACGTGCGAAGGGATTATCGCTCATGAGTCGTCCGGCGCGGGCGGGTTTGGCTACGACCCGATCTTCTTCCTTCCCGAGCGTGGCTGCACCATGGCGGATCTCACAGCGGCCGAGAAGCACCAGATCAGCCACCGAGGCAAGGTGTTGCCCGTCGCTGCGGAAGCCATTCGCGGCATCCTCGCGCTCGCTCCTTCGGTGCCATAA
- a CDS encoding 16S rRNA (uracil(1498)-N(3))-methyltransferase yields the protein MDSRSLPPLRSLPRFFIDGLDPEVDDIEIPEHDLNKLRKVLRLGTGDFFGALPNDGTLWVCELRGRSAVVRSRHPLDTEPKRFVRLAQALPKADKLEEIVRMATEIGVSEFILFSADRSVVKWTPDKLADRMRRLSTIAREAAELSYRARVPVIRHAPSLGAVLEEFPEACVLSELASVEKPAILDSDDEVTLVIGPEGGWAPREVTAIAHRSMTFGPRVLRTETSAVAAATLALLVAK from the coding sequence ATGGACAGCCGCTCACTTCCGCCGCTAAGGTCGCTGCCGAGGTTCTTCATCGATGGACTCGACCCCGAAGTCGACGACATCGAGATTCCTGAGCACGACCTGAACAAACTCCGTAAAGTGCTTCGTTTGGGCACCGGCGATTTCTTCGGAGCGCTTCCCAACGACGGCACCCTTTGGGTGTGCGAACTCCGCGGCCGTAGCGCCGTCGTTCGTTCGCGCCACCCGCTCGATACCGAGCCGAAGCGCTTTGTTCGCCTTGCCCAGGCCCTGCCCAAGGCGGACAAGCTTGAAGAGATCGTACGGATGGCCACCGAGATCGGAGTCTCCGAGTTCATCCTCTTTTCCGCCGATCGCTCGGTTGTGAAGTGGACGCCCGACAAGCTGGCCGACCGAATGCGACGCCTATCGACCATCGCCCGTGAGGCGGCAGAACTCTCGTACCGTGCCCGCGTTCCCGTCATACGACATGCGCCAAGCCTTGGCGCTGTGCTAGAAGAGTTTCCGGAAGCCTGCGTTCTGAGCGAACTTGCTTCCGTTGAGAAGCCAGCGATCTTGGACAGTGACGACGAAGTGACGCTGGTCATCGGACCGGAAGGCGGCTGGGCACCGCGCGAAGTGACCGCCATCGCCCATCGCTCCATGACATTCGGCCCACGTGTTCTGCGTACGGAGACCTCGGCGGTCGCCGCCGCGACGCTTGCCCTGCTCGTCGCAAAGTAA
- a CDS encoding NFACT family protein: MRVPFDSLCLACAVWEGRAMGMPAKVQKVVQIDEWTVGIELYAGSSTWLTLCWHPERARVLRSTQRPPRGTELSPFGQELRRHLIPGALLSWAQVGQDRITHLEFEGPEESFTLIAELMGKHSNVMLVRSNGHLAAAAKWLGAGKTKRPILPGRSYLPPPLSPRPSILGAASMDEAADCEGVSPFLRKWMEAGGLPAVQAAFGASRFAPSGTGAAAYPLDLSRLLAGARPLPGFSDEAEAVFSKLATQDLGGQERRFLVTQLRRAELAKSVAVQDLEQASDTAARAGSLQLQAELILAYMASIRPGDTQLQAFDYEGREMVIPLRADWTPKENANALFQKAKRAKSAIGLVTEQLARKQEELVSIRSCLIILQDETDLAGLVFCRRTAEERGWLRLAAAQASKKPSERPFEGHPIRELATPDGWAILVGESTAANDYLTSRVAKTNDWWLHVRGGPSAHAIIRTMNQPDRVPQAAIRYAAWVVAKHSSSKHSSVVAVDYTLKKYVRKPKGSAPGLATYTHEKTIHVDPTQPIS; this comes from the coding sequence GTGAGGGTCCCATTCGATAGTCTGTGCCTGGCATGCGCCGTCTGGGAAGGGCGGGCGATGGGCATGCCTGCAAAGGTGCAGAAGGTCGTTCAGATTGACGAATGGACCGTAGGTATTGAGCTCTACGCCGGCTCCTCTACGTGGCTGACGCTCTGCTGGCACCCCGAACGTGCGCGCGTTCTGCGGAGTACGCAGCGGCCCCCGCGTGGAACAGAACTGTCACCCTTCGGGCAAGAGTTACGGCGACACCTGATCCCGGGTGCGTTGCTCAGCTGGGCGCAAGTTGGCCAGGACCGGATCACGCACTTGGAGTTTGAGGGGCCCGAGGAGTCGTTCACCTTGATCGCCGAACTCATGGGTAAGCACTCAAACGTCATGCTGGTAAGGAGCAACGGGCACCTAGCGGCGGCGGCGAAGTGGCTGGGTGCAGGGAAGACCAAGCGGCCTATCTTGCCAGGGCGTTCGTATCTGCCTCCGCCCCTGAGCCCGCGCCCCTCGATCCTAGGCGCGGCTTCGATGGATGAAGCCGCGGACTGTGAGGGAGTTTCGCCGTTCTTGCGCAAGTGGATGGAGGCTGGAGGATTGCCTGCGGTGCAGGCTGCTTTTGGAGCATCGCGATTTGCTCCATCCGGCACCGGCGCGGCGGCGTACCCGCTGGATTTGTCCCGGCTCCTTGCTGGTGCGCGTCCCTTACCCGGCTTCTCAGACGAGGCCGAGGCGGTGTTTTCGAAACTCGCCACGCAAGATCTCGGTGGACAAGAGCGGCGGTTCCTGGTGACGCAGCTTCGGCGCGCGGAGCTTGCCAAGTCGGTGGCAGTGCAAGACTTGGAGCAAGCGAGCGACACGGCCGCACGGGCAGGAAGTCTGCAGCTGCAAGCGGAGCTGATTCTCGCCTACATGGCGAGCATCAGGCCTGGCGACACCCAGTTGCAAGCGTTCGACTACGAGGGTCGCGAGATGGTCATTCCGCTCCGCGCCGACTGGACCCCCAAAGAGAACGCCAATGCGCTCTTTCAGAAGGCGAAGCGGGCCAAGTCTGCGATCGGTTTGGTGACCGAACAGCTTGCTCGCAAGCAAGAGGAGCTCGTCTCGATTCGCAGTTGCTTGATAATCTTGCAGGATGAGACCGACTTGGCGGGGCTTGTTTTCTGCCGGAGAACCGCAGAGGAACGCGGCTGGCTCCGCTTGGCAGCCGCCCAAGCGAGCAAGAAGCCAAGCGAGCGGCCGTTCGAAGGTCATCCCATCCGCGAACTCGCGACGCCCGACGGGTGGGCCATCTTGGTGGGAGAAAGCACGGCAGCCAACGATTACCTGACAAGCCGAGTTGCCAAGACGAACGACTGGTGGCTACACGTGCGAGGGGGGCCGTCCGCGCATGCGATCATACGTACCATGAATCAGCCAGACCGGGTGCCGCAGGCGGCCATTCGGTACGCGGCATGGGTGGTTGCGAAGCACAGTTCCAGTAAGCACAGCAGCGTCGTGGCCGTGGACTACACTCTCAAGAAGTACGTACGGAAACCAAAGGGATCAGCCCCTGGCCTAGCAACCTACACCCACGAAAAAACCATCCACGTGGACCCGACACAACCGATTAGCTGA
- the leuB gene encoding 3-isopropylmalate dehydrogenase, translating into MSLTVAVLPGDGIGVEVTQEAVKVLAAARPDLSFQEAVVGGAAYDRHGTPLPEETLQLCKNASAVLLGAVGGPKWDHLDPQVRPEIGGLLKIRAELGVFANVRPAKVLRTLLQASPLKSTGSTLDLVVVRELTGGIYFGHRERSADGNTALDTCIYTRDEVSRIADMAIRIARQRKGQVTSVDKQNVLETSRLWREVVNERAALNPDVKVTHMLVDNCAMQLIRDPYQFDVILTENMFGDILSDEASMLTGSLGLLPSASLGAEHGGNVFGLYEPVHGSAPDIAGQGKANPIAAILSGAMMLKYSFGDDEGAARIERAVDSALEENLRTPDIFTPGNRIVTTSEMGDAIVARLS; encoded by the coding sequence ATGTCTCTCACCGTTGCAGTGTTGCCCGGCGACGGGATTGGCGTCGAGGTAACTCAGGAGGCGGTCAAGGTTCTGGCTGCTGCTCGACCCGATCTCTCCTTCCAAGAAGCCGTAGTTGGGGGCGCGGCCTACGACCGCCACGGTACACCCCTTCCCGAAGAGACACTCCAACTTTGCAAGAACGCGAGCGCGGTGCTGCTTGGCGCGGTCGGCGGCCCGAAGTGGGACCACCTTGACCCTCAGGTTCGACCTGAAATCGGCGGACTTCTCAAGATTCGTGCGGAGCTAGGCGTCTTTGCAAACGTTCGACCTGCCAAGGTGTTGCGCACACTCCTGCAAGCAAGCCCGCTCAAGAGCACCGGAAGCACGCTCGATCTCGTCGTCGTGCGCGAACTTACCGGTGGGATCTACTTTGGCCATCGCGAACGATCCGCCGATGGCAACACGGCCCTCGACACGTGCATCTACACACGTGATGAAGTGAGCCGCATCGCTGATATGGCGATTCGCATTGCGCGCCAGCGCAAAGGCCAAGTCACGAGCGTGGATAAGCAAAACGTTCTGGAAACCAGTCGGCTTTGGCGCGAGGTCGTCAACGAACGAGCAGCCTTGAACCCGGATGTAAAGGTCACCCACATGTTGGTTGACAACTGCGCGATGCAGCTTATTCGGGATCCGTACCAGTTTGATGTGATCCTGACCGAGAACATGTTCGGAGATATCCTGAGCGACGAGGCCTCCATGCTCACCGGATCGCTGGGTTTGCTGCCGAGCGCATCACTCGGGGCGGAACACGGTGGCAATGTGTTCGGACTCTACGAGCCGGTCCACGGCAGCGCACCCGACATTGCTGGCCAAGGCAAGGCGAACCCGATTGCGGCGATTCTTAGCGGCGCAATGATGCTCAAATACTCCTTCGGTGACGACGAAGGCGCGGCCCGCATTGAGCGAGCGGTCGACAGCGCGCTGGAGGAGAATCTTCGGACTCCTGACATCTTCACCCCTGGAAATCGAATCGTGACAACGTCCGAGATGGGTGACGCGATCGTCGCCCGGCTCAGCTAA
- the rph gene encoding ribonuclease PH, producing MRHDGRAPDELRPITLTPGFAKFAEGSCLIEMGDTHMLVTATVEDRVPPFMKNQGKGWVTAEYSMLPRSGRQRNQRDTNRSPNGRSMEIQRLIGRCLRTMVDLDAMGERTITIDCDALRADGGTRTAAITAAYVALYQAMDWMVKQRMIPRILIQEPVAAISVGVVKGLEVLDLDYAEDSTAHTDMNVVMTQSGKFIEVQGTAEAAPFTAETLGKMLSLAKKGIGQLIDLQKEAIAKI from the coding sequence ATGCGACATGACGGCCGTGCTCCTGACGAACTTCGTCCTATAACTCTAACTCCCGGATTTGCAAAGTTCGCCGAGGGCTCGTGCCTCATCGAGATGGGGGACACCCACATGCTCGTGACCGCCACCGTCGAAGACCGCGTCCCGCCGTTCATGAAGAACCAAGGCAAGGGATGGGTCACTGCCGAGTATTCAATGCTCCCGCGCTCGGGTCGCCAGCGCAACCAGCGTGACACGAACCGTAGCCCGAACGGCCGCTCCATGGAGATTCAGCGCCTGATCGGCCGCTGCCTTCGCACGATGGTAGATCTGGATGCTATGGGCGAGCGGACGATCACTATCGACTGCGACGCGCTGCGCGCCGACGGAGGCACCCGCACCGCCGCCATCACCGCCGCCTACGTCGCGCTGTACCAAGCCATGGATTGGATGGTGAAGCAGCGGATGATTCCGCGTATCCTGATCCAAGAGCCGGTTGCGGCGATCAGCGTCGGCGTCGTCAAAGGCTTGGAAGTGCTCGATTTGGACTATGCCGAAGACTCGACGGCGCACACCGACATGAACGTCGTAATGACACAGAGTGGCAAGTTCATCGAAGTGCAAGGCACCGCCGAGGCCGCACCGTTTACGGCGGAGACGCTCGGCAAGATGCTGTCCCTCGCGAAGAAGGGGATCGGCCAGCTGATCGACTTACAGAAAGAGGCAATCGCCAAGATATGA